The nucleotide window TGTCATTATATGCCATATCAAACTCCTGTGGAGAAACAGTAAGTGAATCGAATTTATATCTTATTTCATTTCTTGGCAAAGTCCAGTTACTAATATTCGGATAATATGTAGTAACATCGTTATCACTTGGAGAGCCAAAAGTAAAGTCGGTAGGAGGAACATTTAATGAAGCATAATAAGTTATAATATATATACTGTTTTGAATAGCATCAGTAGAATCAGAAAAATATATTGACCCGTTTTCAGGATTCAAAAAACTGCCGATTGAAATTTTATCCTGACAACCCAATATTATTGATGGGTAATAATTTATTTGCCCGAAAACAGAATTTGGATCCTTAGTTAGAGTTATAGTTAAACTGGCCTTCTTCCTATTTTTATCCATTATTGTAAAAGTCCACTTTTCCCATGCAGATGCTCCATATGAAATATTTTTAACAAAGTGCAGATCATTAGTATATAATCCCGAATCCAATGCTATTTCTGTTCCGTTTTCTGTAGTTAAAGTTATTGACAGATTTGTAATGGGTGCATCTTCACTTAAACCACTAATTCCTATTTTTATTGGTAAACCTACGGCAACTATTCTATCTGCAAAAGTATAACCTGCTTCATTAATAAAAGATATTACAGGAGGATTTTCAGATTTCTTTTTACATGAATAAAATGGTATAACAAATAACAATAATAAACACATTATTCGATATGGAATTAAATGCATATCGCAAAATATATTTATAAGTTTTTTCAAATTTGGTTTTAACATTAAGAAATTAGTTCTGAGTTTTATTAGCAAAATATACTAATCCGGCGCCAATTAATCCACCCAACAAACCAAAAATAAAATGTGTAAATAAAGGATATGCAACACCACCTAAAAGTGATTGGTATGGAAAACCTGTAATTAAAGAGATGCCTGAACGAATTAATGGAATTAACATCCAACAAAAACCTGAAGCAATAGCAACAATAAACACATTTGACTTAAATAATTTTGAAATACCAAAAATCAAATCCATAAATACACCTAATAATATGTAAACTATTGGCATAAAAGGATCATCAAATCCTAAGTTGGCAAACATTAATAAAGAAGCAGAACCAAAGCAGGTTAGACTGGCTCCGAAGCTAAATCTTGAAGCAGCACAAGAGGAAACAACTATCATCATAAACAATAATCCGTTCTTGCCTGGCAGGTGCATTGGTATTCTAAGTTTTGCATGAATAAGCATTGCAAGAACTCCCATTAAAAACAAGAAAAGTATTTCTACAGATGTTGCAGCTATTTTATTGGGAAATACTTTTGATATATTCCTTTGAAGCACATTTCCATTCATATTCACTACTATTTTGTTCTTTCTCAACTATTAGAGTAATCTCATTATTTTTATGAATTGGTCTACACCATTCTGTTACCAATATATTTTCATTTTCGGAAACAAAGATACCATCTTTGTCTGAAATATTTTCTAGTCCAATTAATGCTTTATAATCAGAAATTTTAAAGATACCCGTTGTTTCCCTCATATTTTTCATCCAAAGTAAGCGTCCGTCGCTTCCTTCCTTTCTTAAGCCTACAGCAGCCAACGAACCAATAACTCCAATTTTCTCACCCGTAAATCCTTCCAGATATATCTCATTTCTAATTGCAAGCTCATGAGCTTTCTCTTTTGTAAGAATTTCAATTTTAGCCTTATGTCCCCAATTTATAATTTCCTGATTTACTTTTTCATAAATTGCAATACAAAGACCGGCATCCGAACCATCTGCCGCTTCTTTAATTAAATACTCTTTTGAAAACGCAATTACATCTTGCAAAGACGATTTTAGTTCACATAATAAACTGGCTGAGCTATTATGAGATGTATATGGTATTCTTCTATCAAACAACAATTGATGACGGGTAACAGAAATTAAATCAACCAAACCAGCTTTAGCTAATAAAAGACCCAGTTCACGGGCTCTGAACCCTGTACCACGACTTTCTAAATTATCAGTATCGTCAATTGCAATTATTATTTTCATTATAAGGATATGATAAATATTGCATATCGGTTGCAAAAATAATAGAATAGTTAAACTTACGTTATGATATTTTATATTTAATTTTTTTAATTTATTACTTTTTAACCACATTGAGTTTCAAATACAAAAAAATTAAAATTATATTTGCATAAATAAGTAAATCGAAAAAAGAATAAATGTCAGATTCAATTGTAATTATACCAACTTATAACGAAAAAGAAAACATTGAAAAGATTATTCGTAAGGTTTTCTCTTTAACAAAATCATTTGACATTTTAATTATTGACGATGGCTCACCCGACGGAACTGCTTTAATTGTAAAAGATTTACAAAAAGAATTTCCCAAAAGCCTCCATTTAGTTGAAAGAAAAGGTAAGCTTGGTCTTGGAACTGCATATATTGCAGGTTTTAAATGGTGTCTTGAACGTCAATTCGATTTTATTTTCGAAATGGATGCCGACTTCTCTCATAATCCTGACGACCTTATAAATTTATATAACGCATGCAATATTGAAAAACCATCATTATCAATTGGTTCAAGATATAAATCAGGCGTAAACGTTGTTAACTGGCCAATTGGAAGAGTTATAATGTCTTATTATGCTTCTGCATATGTTCGTTTTATTACAGGAATGGATATTCGTGATACCACTGCCGGATTTGTTTGCTATTATAGAAAAGTATTAGAAGCCATACCATTTGATAAAATAAAAATGAAAGGGTATGGATTTCAGATAGAGATGAAATTCACTACCTGGAAAATGGGTTTTAATATTGTTGAAGTTCCTATTGTTTTTACCGACCGTAAACAAGGCACATCTAAAATGAGTGGAGGTATTTTCAGCGAAGCAGTATGGGGAGTTATAAAAATGAAATGGAAAAGTCTTTTTAGGAACTATAAGCAAGCCATTTAGTGTTTTATTAAAATCAATAATTTAAAGATGAAAATTTCAAGCCCTAAGTCTTTTGGAATTTGAAATTTTGGACTTGATACTTGGAAATTAATATTATGCAAAAATATTACATTAAAGGTGCTACAATTGTAAACGAAAATAAAACTTTCATTGGTAACGTATTAATTTCTGATGGAAAAATTAAAGAGGTTTCCGAAAACATTATTGCAAATATTTCATCTGAAAATTTTACTATTATTAATGCTGAGGGATTACACCTATTTCCTGGCGTTATTGACGATCAGGTACACTTTCGCGAACCAGGCTTAACTTACAAAGCAGATATTTACACCGAAGCCAAAGCAGCTGTAGCAGGTGGCATTACATCTTTTATGGAAATGCCTAATACCCGACCACCTGCACTTACGCATGAGCTTTTGCAGGAAAAATTTGATATTGCCGCAGAAAAATCATTAGCAAATTATTCATTTTACTTAGGTGCTTCAAATGAAAATTTAGACATATTGTTATCTGCTGATAAAAATGCAATATGTGGTATAAAAGTTTTTATGGGATCCTCAACCGGAAACATGCTGGTAGATGACGAAAGCACACTTTCAGAACTCTTTAAAAAATCTAAATTACTTATTGCTGTTCATTGCGAAGAAGAAAGTATAATTCGTGCAAATGCTTCACACTATTTAAAGACATTAGGAGAAAATATTTCAGTAAAATATCACCCCCTTATTAGATCAGAGGAAGCTTGTTACACCTCATCAAAAAAAGCTGTTGATTTAGCATTAAAATATGACACAAGATTACATTTACTTCATTTGTCAACCGCTAAGGAATTGGGATTACTATCAAATAAGCCTATAAAAGAAAAAAATATTACCTCTGAAGTTTGTGTTCACCATCTTTGGTTTACGGATGAAGATTATGAAAAATATGGTAACAAAATAAAATGGAACCCTGCAATTAAAACCAGAAACGACAGAGATAAATTAAGAGAAGCATTAAATAATAATATTCTGGATATTGTTGCAACAGATCATGCACCTCATACTTTTGAAGAAAAATCGGCAAATTATTTTCAGGCCCCATCTGGTGGACCATTAGTTCAACATTCACTTTTAACAATGTTAGAAATGAATAAAAACGGAGTGTTTTCTCTTGAAAAAATAATAGATAAAATGTGCCATGCTCCTGCCGAACTTTTTAATATTAAAAACAGAGGTTATATTCGTCC belongs to Bacteroidia bacterium and includes:
- a CDS encoding dihydroorotase, encoding MQKYYIKGATIVNENKTFIGNVLISDGKIKEVSENIIANISSENFTIINAEGLHLFPGVIDDQVHFREPGLTYKADIYTEAKAAVAGGITSFMEMPNTRPPALTHELLQEKFDIAAEKSLANYSFYLGASNENLDILLSADKNAICGIKVFMGSSTGNMLVDDESTLSELFKKSKLLIAVHCEEESIIRANASHYLKTLGENISVKYHPLIRSEEACYTSSKKAVDLALKYDTRLHLLHLSTAKELGLLSNKPIKEKNITSEVCVHHLWFTDEDYEKYGNKIKWNPAIKTRNDRDKLREALNNNILDIVATDHAPHTFEEKSANYFQAPSGGPLVQHSLLTMLEMNKNGVFSLEKIIDKMCHAPAELFNIKNRGYIRPDYWADLVLVDLNNSWKVETDNILYKCKWSPFEGTTFNSKIITTFVNGIPVYNSGNFNEQIKGKALEFNR
- a CDS encoding ABC transporter substrate-binding protein — translated: MKIIIAIDDTDNLESRGTGFRARELGLLLAKAGLVDLISVTRHQLLFDRRIPYTSHNSSASLLCELKSSLQDVIAFSKEYLIKEAADGSDAGLCIAIYEKVNQEIINWGHKAKIEILTKEKAHELAIRNEIYLEGFTGEKIGVIGSLAAVGLRKEGSDGRLLWMKNMRETTGIFKISDYKALIGLENISDKDGIFVSENENILVTEWCRPIHKNNEITLIVEKEQNSSEYEWKCASKEYIKSISQ
- a CDS encoding polyprenol monophosphomannose synthase, translating into MSDSIVIIPTYNEKENIEKIIRKVFSLTKSFDILIIDDGSPDGTALIVKDLQKEFPKSLHLVERKGKLGLGTAYIAGFKWCLERQFDFIFEMDADFSHNPDDLINLYNACNIEKPSLSIGSRYKSGVNVVNWPIGRVIMSYYASAYVRFITGMDIRDTTAGFVCYYRKVLEAIPFDKIKMKGYGFQIEMKFTTWKMGFNIVEVPIVFTDRKQGTSKMSGGIFSEAVWGVIKMKWKSLFRNYKQAI